In Aureibacillus halotolerans, the genomic window AAGCAATTATCTCCTGATGTTCGTGAGGCAACACCCTTCCGCATTGTCGGGACAGGATATGAATCAGAGGGTCGATACGTCTTTCAACTGAAGATTTCCGGTACATTGACGCTACCGTGTGCAAGAAGTCTTGCTGATGTTGAATACCCACTTTCATTTCAAACGATTGAGCTGTTTTCATTAGCAAACAATCCGTCAGATTATGATGAGGATTGGGACGATGACCTTCATCCAATTGTGGATGGAACGGTTGATTTATATCCGTTCATTGCAGAAAGCATTGTACTGCAAATTCCAATGAAAGTATATAAGGATGAAATCCCTGAAGACAGTCCTGCACCTCAAAAAGGGTCGGATTGGGAAATTGTAAACCAAAAAGAAAAAACAAACTCTATTGATCCTCGTTTTGCGTCATTGCAAAATTATTTCAATAAGGATACAAATGATACAAACAATTGAAGGAGGTGTTAGGCATGGCAGTACCAGCTAGACGAACATCAAAAAAAGTTAAAAATCAACGCCGTACGCATTTTAAAATGAGCATTCCAGGTATGGTTGAGTGTGCAAACTGTGGAGATATGAGACTCTCTCACCGTGTATGCAAATCTTGTGGCCATTACAAAGGTAAAGAAGTTGTAAGCAAATAATGTATTCAGAAAGCATCCTTCTTATAGGGTGTTTTTTTTTTGTATAAAAGGACGTTAATGCAGGCTCTTTTATTATGAAATTAGAGTGCCCTCTCTTTTTTGCGATTCTATCTATTTCACTATGTGCATACATTGAAAGCAAAGAAAGTAGGGAGGGATTCGATTGACGGTACGGCAGGATGCATGGTCTGATGAAGAGGATCGAGTGTTGGCTGAAACGGTCCTGCAATATATCGAAGAAGGAAGTACACAGTTAAAGGCGTTTGAGGAAGTGGGGAACAAGCTGTATCGAACAGCAGCGGCATGCGGCTTTAGGTGGAACTCTACGATACGTAAGCAATACCAAGATCAAATTGTAAAGTCGAAGCGCTCGCGTAAACAACGAACGTCTCTGAAACCATCGATACCAAGGAAAGAGCTGCCAGCTTCCGCAACAAACGAAGTCATTGGAGCCTTAGAGCAGATCAAAAAAGCGTGGCTCTATCAACACGACAAGCAGGGAGATCTTCAATCAATAAATGATAAATTAAGTAGCGAACGGGACAGACTGGCTAGTGAAGTGGTCATACTGGAAAAGAAATTGTCGCAAACTTCTGCGGATTATACATCATTGCTTCATGTCATTGACCGTGCGCGTCAATGGTCCAGTGAAAAAGAATAGCAAACACTAGAGCAAAAATGTCTTTCCGATAAGAGAGCTCCGTAAAAGTTTTGCTTTTGACAAAAAACACTACGAACTTGAAGATCCAATCCTTAGTATGGAAAAAGCAGACCATTCCTCAACCGAGGGTGAGCTGCTTTTTCTCTATTCGCTTTCCCACTCGTTGGTGTTTACCACTAACGCTGTTAGGAAGGCTTGTAGTATCATGCTGAAAAACTCCACACGTTTAGGGCGTGTCTTAAAACTCGCT contains:
- a CDS encoding YceD family protein: MKWHINELLRNHEMYSFDETLELTSVIKQLSPDVREATPFRIVGTGYESEGRYVFQLKISGTLTLPCARSLADVEYPLSFQTIELFSLANNPSDYDEDWDDDLHPIVDGTVDLYPFIAESIVLQIPMKVYKDEIPEDSPAPQKGSDWEIVNQKEKTNSIDPRFASLQNYFNKDTNDTNN
- a CDS encoding RsfA family transcriptional regulator — protein: MTVRQDAWSDEEDRVLAETVLQYIEEGSTQLKAFEEVGNKLYRTAAACGFRWNSTIRKQYQDQIVKSKRSRKQRTSLKPSIPRKELPASATNEVIGALEQIKKAWLYQHDKQGDLQSINDKLSSERDRLASEVVILEKKLSQTSADYTSLLHVIDRARQWSSEKE
- the rpmF gene encoding 50S ribosomal protein L32: MAVPARRTSKKVKNQRRTHFKMSIPGMVECANCGDMRLSHRVCKSCGHYKGKEVVSK